TCCTCGATGAGCGGGGCGGCGAGGCGCGCGCCGTCGAACCAGACCGCGCCGGCGCGCCATTCCACACGTCCGGCGGCAATGAGCGAGCACACATGGGGGTAGATGATGTGTTCCAGCGCATGAACGCGCGCTGAAACCGTATCCGGGGTGTCTGCGCCGTGGATTCGCAGCCGCCCCTGCATGATGACCGGCCCGCCGTCGAGCTCGGCGGTGACGTAATGCACGCTCGCGCCATGATGCGAATCCTTTGCCGCCAGCGCGCGCGCGTGGGTGTCGAGTCCCTTGTAGCGGGGCAACAGCGACGGATGAATGTTGAGCAGCCGGCCTTCGAAACGCTGCACGAAGCCGGCCGATAAAATGCGCATGAAACCGGCCAGCGCCACGAGTTCGGCCCCGCTGCCCGAGAGCTCCGCGGCCAGCGCAGCATCGAAGCTGTCGCGATCGGGAAATTGTTTCACCGGCACGACCGCCGTACGGATGCCCAGTGCCGCGGCGCGCGCGAGGCCGCCCGCGCTCTCGCGGTCGGCGATGACTCTAACTACGTTGAAACGGCTGCCGGGGGCCTGGGAGGCGCGCACGATGGCTTCCATGTTGCTGCCGCGCCCCGAGATGACCACGGCGACCGGCAACACGGCGTCTATTCCTCGATGAAGACGCCGCGCGGGCCGCGCCCGACGCTGCCGATGACGGTGGCGGTTTCACCCGATGCCGCGAGCGCGGCCAGCGCCGCGTCGGCATCGGCCGGCGCAACCACGACGATCATGCCGATGCCGCAGTTGAAAGTGCGATACATCTCGGCGGCCGCGATCGAGCCTGTGGCAGCCAGCCAGTCGAACACCGGATCGCGCCCCCAGCTGCGCCGCTGCAGCACGACTTCGAAGCCGTCGGGTAACACGCGCGGAATGTTGTCGGTGAGGCCACCGCCGGTGATGTGCGCGAAGCCTTTGACGTTCACCTGCTTGGCCAGCGTCAGCATCGACTTCACGTAGATGCGCGTGGGTGTGAGCAGCCGGTCGAACAGCGCCTTGCCATCGAGCTGGGTCTTCTCGTTGGCCGACGCCACCGCCACCAGTTTGCGGATCAGCGAATAACCATTGGAATGCGGCCCGGAGGAGGCGAGCCCGATTACGACGTCGCCCGCGGCGGTCTTCGTGCCGTCGATGACTGCGTCGCGTTCGACGATTCCCACACAGAAGCCGGCAAGGTCGTAGTCGTCGCCGTGGTACATGCCCGGCATCTCGGCGGTTTCGCCGCCGACCAGCGCGGCACCTGCGAGCTCGCAACCTTCGGCGATGCCACGGATGACGGCCTCCGCCACGTCGACGCGCAATTTGCCGGTGGCGTAGTAGTCGAGGAAGAAGAGTGGCTCCGCGCCAGAAACGGCGACGTCGTTGGCGCACATGGCAACCAGGTCGATGCCTATCTTGTCGTGGCGGCCCGTATCGATGGCCAGCCGCAGCTTGGTGCCCACGCCGTCGGTGCCGGACACCAGCACGGGTTTGCGGTAGCGATCGAGCGGTACTTCGACCAGTGCGCCGAAGCCGCCAATCCCGGCGAGCACCTCCTTGCGCATCGTCCGTTTGACCACGGGTTTGATGCGTTCGACGAGTTCGTCGCCCGCGTCGATATCGACGCCGGCATCGCGATAAGTCAGTCCGGATTGGGTCATTGAGAGTGCGGGTGCCGGCGCGGCAGGTCGGGAAAAAACGTGCGATATTGTAGCCAATGCGAACATTCATCGTGAGTTTGATCGCGGCCGCGCTACTCGGCTTTGCGGGCGGTGCCCAAGCCACCCGCCCGGTGCGTGTCTACGAGGCTTCCGTGTCGTCGCAGACCGACGCGGCGGTGCAGTCGCAGGCCGCGTTGCGCCAGGTGCTGGTGCGCGCCACCGGCGCGCGCGACGCGGCCAACGATCCCGCGTTGGCCGCAATCCTCGCGCAGGCGCAAACCTATGTGCTCGGCACTCGCCCTGGCACCAGCGGCACCACGCAGGTCGTGATGTTCGATGGCGCCGCGCTCGAGCGCGACATCGTCGCCGCGGGCCGTTCCATCTGGCTCAGCGAACGGCCGGTGTTGCTGGTCGTGCTCACCGGCGGGCCGGCGACCGGCGCTTTCGAAAACCGCCGCCAGATCGAAGGCGCGCTCGATGCCGCGGCCAATCGCCGCGGTCAGCCGATCAGCGTCGCGCGGCCCGAAACGCTGGGACTGCCGGCGACGGGCGATATTCCCGCCGACGCCGCCCTCGCGGCCGGTCAGCGCATCCGCAGCGCCGATGCGGTGCTGGTGGGTTATGGCGATGCCGTGCCCGGCGGCGGCCCGTGGCGCTGGACGCTCAACGGCTCCGGCATCAACGAGACCTGGAATGGCTCGCTCGAAGAGGGCATTCACGGCTCGGCCGATATCCTGGCGCGCAATTCGGCGGCGTATGCCGCGTTGCCGGAGCTGGCGATCCTCGTGGAAGTCGACGGCGTGCCCTCGCTCAAGGATTACGCGCGTGTGGCAGATTTGCTTGGCGGCGCCAATGGCGTGCGCAGCGTGCAGCTCGCCGAGGCCACGGGCACACGCGTGACGTTCACGGTGGTGACACGCGGCGGCGCGGATGTCCTGCAGTCCGGACTCGGCGGCAATGCCCACTTCGAACGCGCCGAGCCGCGCGCGGGCGGCGCGGTCGCCTATCGATATCGTCCTTGAATCCTTGACGTCATGTTGCGGCATCTGCCCAATTTCATCTGCCTGGTGCGTATCGCGCTGATCTGGCCGACGATCGACGCGTTGCAGTCGGCAAACTACTGGATCGCGCTGGCGCTGGTGGCGGTTTGCGCGGTCTCCGACGGGCTCGACGGCTGGCTCGCGAAGCGCTTCAACTGGACTTCGCACCTCGGCAAACTCCTCGATCCGCTGGCCGACAAACTACTGCTGGTGGCGCTGTTCCTCACTGCCACCTGGATGAACCTGGTGCCCTGGTGGCTGACCGCGGTCGTGGTCGGGCGCGACGTGCTGATCGGTGGCGGCGCGGTCATCTATCGTGTCTTCATCGGCCCGTTGCACGGCCGTCCGACCATCCTCAGCAAGATCAACACCGGCATGCAGCTCGCGGTGGCGCTGGCCGCGATCCTCGGCGCGGCGACCGGCCTGCCGACCCGCGACATGGTCGTGGCGCTGGCCTGCGTCACGCTGATCACCACCGTGGTTTCCGGGGCCGACTACCTGACGGTGTTCACGCGCCGCGCGCTCGCGACCTGAACGGCACGCGCCAACCCGCCATGCGTCAGTTAATCCTCGGCGTGCAGTTGAAGGAGCGCGCCACCTTCGCGAGCTTCCTGACCGCGCGCAATGTCGAACTGGTGGCGCATTTGCGCAACGTCGCCGCCACCGCGCCCGCCGGCGCGACCTGGATCGCGGGCCCGCACACCGCGGGCAAATCCCACCTGCTGCAGGCGGTGTGCGCCGAAACCGCCCCGGAGAAGCGTGCGGCCTATCTACCGCTCGAGAGCCTGCTGCCGTTCGGGCCGGCTTCGCTCGACGG
This sequence is a window from Pseudomonadota bacterium. Protein-coding genes within it:
- a CDS encoding CDP-alcohol phosphatidyltransferase family protein, with translation MLRHLPNFICLVRIALIWPTIDALQSANYWIALALVAVCAVSDGLDGWLAKRFNWTSHLGKLLDPLADKLLLVALFLTATWMNLVPWWLTAVVVGRDVLIGGGAVIYRVFIGPLHGRPTILSKINTGMQLAVALAAILGAATGLPTRDMVVALACVTLITTVVSGADYLTVFTRRALAT
- the purN gene encoding phosphoribosylglycinamide formyltransferase; its protein translation is MLPVAVVISGRGSNMEAIVRASQAPGSRFNVVRVIADRESAGGLARAAALGIRTAVVPVKQFPDRDSFDAALAAELSGSGAELVALAGFMRILSAGFVQRFEGRLLNIHPSLLPRYKGLDTHARALAAKDSHHGASVHYVTAELDGGPVIMQGRLRIHGADTPDTVSARVHALEHIIYPHVCSLIAAGRVEWRAGAVWFDGARLAAPLIEENDAAA
- a CDS encoding DUF2066 domain-containing protein; the encoded protein is MRTFIVSLIAAALLGFAGGAQATRPVRVYEASVSSQTDAAVQSQAALRQVLVRATGARDAANDPALAAILAQAQTYVLGTRPGTSGTTQVVMFDGAALERDIVAAGRSIWLSERPVLLVVLTGGPATGAFENRRQIEGALDAAANRRGQPISVARPETLGLPATGDIPADAALAAGQRIRSADAVLVGYGDAVPGGGPWRWTLNGSGINETWNGSLEEGIHGSADILARNSAAYAALPELAILVEVDGVPSLKDYARVADLLGGANGVRSVQLAEATGTRVTFTVVTRGGADVLQSGLGGNAHFERAEPRAGGAVAYRYRP
- the purM gene encoding phosphoribosylformylglycinamidine cyclo-ligase, with product MTQSGLTYRDAGVDIDAGDELVERIKPVVKRTMRKEVLAGIGGFGALVEVPLDRYRKPVLVSGTDGVGTKLRLAIDTGRHDKIGIDLVAMCANDVAVSGAEPLFFLDYYATGKLRVDVAEAVIRGIAEGCELAGAALVGGETAEMPGMYHGDDYDLAGFCVGIVERDAVIDGTKTAAGDVVIGLASSGPHSNGYSLIRKLVAVASANEKTQLDGKALFDRLLTPTRIYVKSMLTLAKQVNVKGFAHITGGGLTDNIPRVLPDGFEVVLQRRSWGRDPVFDWLAATGSIAAAEMYRTFNCGIGMIVVVAPADADAALAALAASGETATVIGSVGRGPRGVFIEE